The Acinonyx jubatus isolate Ajub_Pintada_27869175 chromosome D1, VMU_Ajub_asm_v1.0, whole genome shotgun sequence genome includes a window with the following:
- the LOC106986230 gene encoding olfactory receptor 4C11-like isoform X2: MRLNNNVTEFILLGLTQDPVRKKIVFVTFLLFYLGTLLGNFLIITTIKTSRALGSPMYFFLFHLSLSDTCFCSSVAPRMIVDAFLKKSTISFSECMIQVFSFHFFGCLEIFILILMATDRYVAICKPLHYTTIMSQRVCAVLVAMAWVGSCVHSLAQIFLALSLPFCGPNVIDHYFCDLQPLLRLACTDTYMINLLLVSNSGAICTLSFVMLMCSYVNILYSLRNHSAEGRRKALSTCVSHIIVVILFFGPCIFIYTRPATTFPMDKMIAVFYTLGTPLINPLIYTLRNAEVKNAMRKLCIQLEIN; this comes from the exons ATGCGGCTGAATAATAATGTGACAGAGTTCATTCTCCTTGGGTTGACCCAGGATCCTGTTAGGAAGAAAATAGTGTTTGTCACTTTCTTGCTTTTCTATTTGGGGACATTGCTGGGTAACTTTCTGATCATTACTACTATCAAGACCAGCCGGGCCCTTGGGAGTCCaatgtactttttccttttccacttgTCCTTATCTGACACCTGTTTCTGTAGTTCTGTAGCCCCTAGAATGATTGTGGATGCCTTTTTGAAGAAGAGCACTATCTCTTTCAGTGAGTGCATGATACAGGTCTTCTCATTCCATTTCTTTGGCTGCCTGGAGATCTTCATTCTTATCCTCATGGCCActgaccgctatgtggccatctgtaaGCCCCTGCACTACACAACCATCATGAGTCAACGGGTCTGTGCTGTGCTGGTGGCTATGGCCTGGGTGGGGTCCTGTGTACATTCTTTAGCTCAGATTTTTCTGGCCTTGAGTTTACCCTTCTGTGGTCCCAATGTGATCGATCACTATTTTTGTGACTTGCAGCCATTGTTGAGACTCGCCTGTACAGACACTTACATGATCAATCTACTCTTGGTGTCCAATAGCGGGGCCATTTGTACCCTGAGTTTTGTCATGCTGATGTGCTCCTATGTTAATATCTTGTATTCTCTGAGAAACCACAGTGCTGAAGGGAGGAGAAAAGCCCTCTCCACCTGTGTCTCCCACATCATTGTGGTCATCTTGTTCTTCGGTCCttgcatatttatatacacacgCCCTGCAACCACCTTCCCCATGGATAAGATGATAGCTGTATTTTATACACTTGGAACACCTTTGATCAATCCTCTGATTTACACGCTGAGGAATGCAGAAGTGAAAAACGCCATGAGGAAGTTATG TATTCAACTGGAGATAAACTAA
- the LOC106986230 gene encoding olfactory receptor 4C16-like isoform X1: MRLNNNVTEFILLGLTQDPVRKKIVFVTFLLFYLGTLLGNFLIITTIKTSRALGSPMYFFLFHLSLSDTCFCSSVAPRMIVDAFLKKSTISFSECMIQVFSFHFFGCLEIFILILMATDRYVAICKPLHYTTIMSQRVCAVLVAMAWVGSCVHSLAQIFLALSLPFCGPNVIDHYFCDLQPLLRLACTDTYMINLLLVSNSGAICTLSFVMLMCSYVNILYSLRNHSAEGRRKALSTCVSHIIVVILFFGPCIFIYTRPATTFPMDKMIAVFYTLGTPLINPLIYTLRNAEVKNAMRKLWKKKLILDDKR; encoded by the coding sequence ATGCGGCTGAATAATAATGTGACAGAGTTCATTCTCCTTGGGTTGACCCAGGATCCTGTTAGGAAGAAAATAGTGTTTGTCACTTTCTTGCTTTTCTATTTGGGGACATTGCTGGGTAACTTTCTGATCATTACTACTATCAAGACCAGCCGGGCCCTTGGGAGTCCaatgtactttttccttttccacttgTCCTTATCTGACACCTGTTTCTGTAGTTCTGTAGCCCCTAGAATGATTGTGGATGCCTTTTTGAAGAAGAGCACTATCTCTTTCAGTGAGTGCATGATACAGGTCTTCTCATTCCATTTCTTTGGCTGCCTGGAGATCTTCATTCTTATCCTCATGGCCActgaccgctatgtggccatctgtaaGCCCCTGCACTACACAACCATCATGAGTCAACGGGTCTGTGCTGTGCTGGTGGCTATGGCCTGGGTGGGGTCCTGTGTACATTCTTTAGCTCAGATTTTTCTGGCCTTGAGTTTACCCTTCTGTGGTCCCAATGTGATCGATCACTATTTTTGTGACTTGCAGCCATTGTTGAGACTCGCCTGTACAGACACTTACATGATCAATCTACTCTTGGTGTCCAATAGCGGGGCCATTTGTACCCTGAGTTTTGTCATGCTGATGTGCTCCTATGTTAATATCTTGTATTCTCTGAGAAACCACAGTGCTGAAGGGAGGAGAAAAGCCCTCTCCACCTGTGTCTCCCACATCATTGTGGTCATCTTGTTCTTCGGTCCttgcatatttatatacacacgCCCTGCAACCACCTTCCCCATGGATAAGATGATAGCTGTATTTTATACACTTGGAACACCTTTGATCAATCCTCTGATTTACACGCTGAGGAATGCAGAAGTGAAAAACGCCATGAGGAAGTTATGGAAGAAGAAGTTAATCTTAGATGACAAAAGATGA